In the genome of Prosthecobacter sp., one region contains:
- a CDS encoding PD-(D/E)XK nuclease family protein — MSSKHQRLFWGWDAPVLEKAVDFLCRDWDPTRALDLSDTLILVPNGEAGRRLREALAQATDKTGTAAVVPHLWLPEQALLPQSRRFEAATPLQSQMAWQRALERVALDSLTALFPTLPAERGWGWQAETARMLAELKMLLGTSGLTFADTAAMPAIQRDAARWQDLAQIEHAYFDELAKADVADAQSLKRQHAHAPVLPDGVRRIVVIASPDLPPLLDAWIHACAERGVEVIIATHAPQAWQHTFDRHGRPLPSHWGEDADVHLPFANEHIHVARDPAAQAAQALDLMRALVPQGKTALGVCDNEVGGLLLEKLTLEEARSFEPGGIPVQREGLWHVLDCFRVLLGAGSWRAFAALLRIEEFRDAIAPNNESAAVLLREADDFASNHLPVTLAHASELPLADYPALLPVVEATFGLLNSLLRLPPSKAARTLILKLLGERTFHPEAPGHRERAELAAEWLRITEELELEAKRFGLKPKAEDAFTLSLECLAQSRLAEPRGDIDLVLQGWLELLWERAPNLIVTGLNEENVPGIFISHPFLPDALRQALGLPCQQTRFARDAFILAALAHQRESKGRLELICGQWSEDGDALRPSRLLFLCDDQTLPQRVAHLFPKEEDQQASTEPPRTLAWPLKPDWIARPLETISPSRLRDYLSCPFRYYLTHAKRMSAIESQKRELDAAEFGQIIHHAFHRLFLDSAMRDSTHSAKIADFLEEAAREHVRELFGQRPAPLITLQLESILQRLRHAATIEADNRQKGWQCIDAELQIGTKDDATPFIIAEARLSGRIDRVERHTDGTLRIVDFKSSDKPRKPHESHFKALSARTKLAAADEWKCFDLAEGKRALWLDLQLPLYAAALRQRGLNVSRVAYFTLPKSIQDTAILEWDGFDEALTTAALDCAAEAVQRIRAGQFWPPAERSPDDTFDEILLHDPLHSVQPPLA; from the coding sequence ATGAGTTCCAAGCACCAGCGCCTCTTCTGGGGATGGGACGCGCCCGTCCTGGAGAAGGCTGTGGACTTTCTGTGCCGCGATTGGGATCCAACGCGCGCGCTCGACCTCAGCGACACGCTGATCCTCGTTCCCAACGGTGAAGCGGGCCGCCGTTTGCGCGAAGCGCTCGCGCAAGCCACCGACAAAACCGGCACTGCCGCCGTCGTACCGCATCTCTGGCTGCCCGAACAGGCCCTGCTGCCGCAGTCACGCCGATTCGAGGCCGCCACGCCGCTGCAATCGCAGATGGCCTGGCAGCGCGCGCTCGAGCGTGTCGCGCTCGATTCACTCACGGCCTTGTTTCCCACGCTGCCCGCCGAACGCGGCTGGGGCTGGCAGGCCGAAACGGCGCGCATGCTGGCGGAGTTGAAGATGCTGCTCGGCACCAGCGGCCTGACCTTTGCCGACACCGCCGCCATGCCCGCGATCCAACGCGATGCCGCGCGCTGGCAGGATCTCGCTCAAATCGAGCATGCGTATTTCGATGAACTCGCCAAGGCGGACGTCGCTGACGCGCAATCGCTCAAACGTCAGCATGCGCACGCACCCGTGCTGCCGGACGGCGTGCGGCGCATCGTCGTGATCGCCTCACCCGATTTGCCGCCGCTGCTGGATGCATGGATTCACGCCTGCGCCGAGCGCGGCGTGGAGGTGATCATCGCCACTCATGCGCCGCAGGCCTGGCAGCACACGTTTGACCGCCATGGCCGTCCCCTGCCCTCGCATTGGGGCGAGGACGCCGATGTGCATCTGCCCTTCGCCAACGAACACATCCACGTCGCTCGCGATCCTGCCGCACAGGCGGCGCAAGCTCTCGATCTCATGCGCGCGCTCGTGCCGCAGGGCAAAACGGCCCTCGGCGTGTGCGACAACGAAGTCGGCGGCCTGCTGCTGGAAAAACTCACGCTCGAAGAGGCGCGCAGCTTTGAACCCGGCGGCATTCCCGTGCAGCGCGAAGGTTTGTGGCATGTGCTCGATTGTTTCCGCGTGCTGCTCGGCGCGGGATCATGGCGCGCCTTTGCCGCGCTGCTGCGCATCGAAGAATTTCGTGACGCCATCGCTCCCAACAACGAAAGCGCCGCTGTTCTGCTGCGAGAAGCGGATGATTTCGCCAGCAATCATCTTCCCGTCACGCTCGCGCATGCCAGCGAGCTGCCGCTCGCAGATTACCCGGCGCTGCTGCCGGTTGTCGAGGCCACGTTCGGTCTGCTGAACTCGCTGCTGCGCCTGCCGCCATCGAAAGCGGCACGCACGCTCATCCTCAAATTGCTCGGCGAACGCACCTTCCATCCCGAAGCCCCGGGCCATCGCGAACGCGCCGAACTCGCCGCCGAATGGCTGCGCATCACCGAGGAACTCGAGCTGGAGGCGAAGCGCTTCGGATTGAAGCCGAAGGCCGAGGATGCCTTCACACTCTCGCTCGAATGCCTCGCGCAAAGCCGTCTCGCCGAGCCGCGTGGTGACATCGACCTCGTGCTGCAAGGCTGGCTCGAATTGCTGTGGGAAAGAGCGCCGAACCTCATCGTCACCGGCTTGAACGAGGAAAACGTGCCCGGCATTTTCATCAGCCATCCCTTCCTGCCTGATGCGCTGCGTCAGGCGCTCGGACTGCCCTGCCAGCAGACACGTTTCGCGCGTGATGCCTTCATCCTCGCCGCGCTCGCGCATCAACGTGAGTCGAAAGGCCGTCTCGAACTAATCTGCGGTCAATGGAGCGAGGATGGCGATGCTTTGCGGCCCTCACGCCTTCTCTTCCTGTGCGATGACCAGACACTGCCGCAACGCGTGGCGCATCTCTTCCCCAAAGAAGAGGACCAACAGGCAAGCACCGAACCACCGCGCACGCTCGCCTGGCCGCTGAAGCCGGATTGGATCGCCAGGCCGCTCGAAACCATCTCGCCGTCGCGATTGCGCGACTACTTGAGCTGTCCGTTCCGCTACTACCTCACGCATGCGAAACGCATGAGCGCCATCGAAAGCCAGAAGCGTGAGCTGGATGCCGCCGAGTTCGGCCAGATCATTCACCACGCGTTTCATCGTCTGTTTCTCGACAGTGCCATGCGTGACAGCACGCATTCCGCAAAGATCGCCGACTTCCTCGAAGAAGCGGCCCGCGAACATGTGCGCGAACTCTTCGGCCAGCGGCCCGCGCCACTCATCACGCTGCAATTGGAGAGCATCCTGCAACGCCTGCGTCATGCCGCGACGATTGAAGCCGATAATCGCCAAAAAGGCTGGCAGTGCATCGACGCCGAGCTGCAAATCGGGACCAAGGACGATGCCACGCCCTTCATCATAGCCGAGGCCCGTTTGTCCGGCCGCATCGACCGTGTGGAGCGTCATACCGACGGCACGCTGCGCATCGTTGACTTCAAAAGCTCCGACAAGCCGCGCAAACCCCACGAATCGCATTTCAAAGCCCTCTCCGCGCGCACCAAGCTCGCCGCAGCCGATGAATGGAAGTGTTTCGATCTTGCTGAGGGCAAGCGTGCGCTGTGGCTGGATCTGCAACTGCCGCTTTATGCCGCCGCGCTGCGGCAACGCGGCCTGAACGTGAGCCGTGTGGCCTACTTCACGCTGCCGAAGAGCATCCAGGACACCGCCATTCTCGAATGGGACGGCTTTGATGAAGCACTGACCACTGCCGCGCTCGATTGTGCTGCCGAGGCCGTGCAGCGCATCCGTGCCGGGCAGTTCTGGCCGCCCGCCGAGCGTTCGCCTGACGACACCTTCGACGAGATTCTTCTGCACGACCCTTTGCACAGCGTCCAGCCCCCTCTTGCATAA
- the dapB gene encoding 4-hydroxy-tetrahydrodipicolinate reductase, giving the protein MSDLKLLITGSKGRMGQAINRAAEAQNVTVAATIDMGDSLPDALAKADTVIDFTSHHFCDELLGECLKQKKSMIIGTTGHTNDQLAAIREASKTLPIVFASNYSVGVNTLFWLTRKATELLGPEFDLEVIEMHHRMKKDSPSGTARTLVEILADVRGLEYDKDCRHGRFGDVGARTPKEIGVHAIRGGDVVGDHTVIFANVGERVELTHKASSRDTFANGSVRAARWLVGKPAGLYDMQDVLGLK; this is encoded by the coding sequence ATGTCCGACCTCAAACTCCTCATCACCGGCAGCAAAGGCCGCATGGGCCAGGCCATCAACCGTGCCGCCGAAGCCCAGAACGTCACCGTCGCCGCCACCATCGACATGGGCGATTCATTGCCCGACGCGCTCGCCAAGGCCGACACCGTGATCGACTTCACCTCGCATCATTTCTGCGATGAACTGCTTGGCGAATGCCTCAAACAGAAGAAGAGCATGATCATCGGCACCACCGGCCATACCAACGACCAACTCGCTGCCATCCGCGAAGCCTCGAAAACACTGCCCATCGTCTTCGCTTCCAATTACAGCGTCGGCGTGAACACGCTCTTCTGGCTCACCCGCAAGGCCACCGAGCTGCTCGGCCCCGAGTTCGACCTCGAAGTCATCGAAATGCACCACCGCATGAAGAAAGACTCCCCCAGCGGCACCGCCCGCACGCTCGTCGAGATCCTCGCCGATGTGCGTGGCCTCGAATACGACAAGGACTGCCGCCACGGCCGTTTCGGCGATGTCGGTGCCCGCACACCGAAGGAAATCGGCGTCCATGCCATTCGCGGTGGTGATGTCGTCGGCGATCACACCGTCATCTTCGCCAATGTCGGTGAACGCGTCGAACTCACGCACAAAGCCAGCAGCCGCGACACCTTCGCCAACGGCTCCGTCCGTGCCGCCCGCTGGCTCGTTGGCAAACCAGCGGGATTGTATGACATGCAGGACGTGCTGGGACTGAAATAA
- the folK gene encoding 2-amino-4-hydroxy-6-hydroxymethyldihydropteridine diphosphokinase, with amino-acid sequence MRFGIALGSNLGDRAENMRRGIELLLERIPGVKLTARAPVYETEPVGCAPGTQSFLNTVIEIEADCLPHDLHAHLKAVESALGRPEQRERNSPRTLDLDLLYADAVISDDPELILPHPRLHLRRFVLQPLADIRPDLVLPGQQHSVAELLVHLPP; translated from the coding sequence ATGCGTTTCGGCATCGCCCTCGGCTCGAATCTCGGTGATCGCGCTGAAAACATGAGGCGCGGCATCGAACTGCTGCTCGAACGTATTCCCGGTGTGAAACTGACTGCCCGCGCACCGGTCTATGAAACCGAACCGGTCGGTTGCGCGCCTGGCACACAATCGTTTCTGAACACGGTCATCGAGATCGAGGCCGATTGCCTGCCCCACGACTTGCATGCGCACCTCAAGGCCGTCGAATCCGCCTTGGGCCGCCCGGAGCAGCGGGAACGCAATTCACCGCGCACGCTCGATCTCGATCTGCTCTATGCGGACGCTGTCATCAGTGACGATCCCGAACTCATCCTCCCGCATCCCCGGCTGCACCTCCGCCGCTTTGTGCTGCAACCGCTGGCCGATATCCGGCCTGATTTGGTGCTGCCCGGTCAGCAGCATTCGGTGGCCGAATTGCTGGTGCATCTGCCGCCATGA
- a CDS encoding NAD(P)H-hydrate dehydratase, with product MIVTCRQMQQCEEAAFARGVSAAALMEEAGRGIADVVRQFAPRAGSLVLFLGKGNNAGDALVAARELVAEGWKLHARLSCEPEAMKDLPRRHFASIRSHVRVIEDATTFDFPAGPLVSLDGLLGIGAQGPMKPELQTLAREMNTLRTQKHALTIAMDIPSGLDGDHGDACVDAVEADLTAVVAQIKAGLLEDGADHYVGRIVLVPLRALAECEGDASAQALTPGVLRSWLPRRPHDMHKGEAGRVGIIAGSPGFLGAAELACRGALRAGAGLVTLLVKEDVYPLIAPRVPAEVMVKAVDDYRDVLEMRFDALAIGPGLGFDHEKEILDVLRQAKMPTIVDADALTLLAQHPEILDKTGKLPRLMTPHPGELDRLLRNYPGWHGMSRRKVTEALVETAPGRTLLLKGARTVIATRGQPTLFNTTGHPGMASGGMGDVLSGVCAAWAAQRIPLHRTAGLAAWLCGRAAEIALTRDHIAAESLCAGDVAAHLGGALLDLKEDRF from the coding sequence ATGATCGTCACCTGCCGCCAGATGCAGCAATGCGAGGAAGCCGCGTTCGCACGCGGAGTGAGCGCGGCCGCATTGATGGAGGAAGCAGGACGCGGCATCGCGGACGTGGTGCGGCAATTCGCGCCGCGTGCAGGTTCGCTGGTGCTGTTTCTCGGCAAGGGCAACAACGCCGGTGATGCGCTCGTCGCGGCACGGGAACTCGTCGCGGAAGGCTGGAAGCTGCATGCGCGGCTGAGTTGTGAGCCGGAGGCGATGAAGGATCTGCCACGCAGACATTTCGCTTCGATTCGCAGCCATGTGCGGGTGATTGAAGACGCGACAACGTTTGATTTTCCTGCCGGGCCGCTCGTGAGCCTTGATGGTTTGCTTGGCATCGGTGCGCAAGGACCGATGAAGCCCGAATTGCAGACGCTGGCGCGTGAGATGAACACGCTGCGCACGCAAAAGCACGCGCTGACCATCGCGATGGACATTCCCTCCGGTCTCGATGGCGATCATGGCGATGCCTGTGTGGATGCTGTCGAGGCCGATCTGACCGCCGTGGTGGCGCAGATCAAGGCAGGCTTGCTCGAAGATGGTGCGGATCATTACGTCGGACGCATCGTGCTGGTGCCATTGCGTGCATTGGCGGAGTGCGAAGGCGATGCGTCCGCGCAAGCGCTCACACCGGGTGTGCTGCGTTCCTGGCTGCCACGGCGTCCGCATGACATGCACAAGGGCGAGGCTGGGCGCGTCGGCATCATCGCCGGTTCACCGGGATTTCTCGGCGCGGCGGAGCTGGCCTGCCGTGGTGCTTTGCGTGCCGGCGCGGGGCTCGTCACGCTGCTGGTGAAGGAGGACGTGTATCCTCTAATCGCTCCCCGCGTGCCTGCGGAAGTGATGGTGAAGGCCGTGGATGACTATCGCGACGTGCTGGAGATGCGATTCGATGCGCTGGCGATTGGTCCTGGGCTTGGTTTTGATCACGAGAAGGAAATCCTCGATGTGCTGCGACAGGCGAAGATGCCAACCATCGTCGATGCGGATGCGTTGACCCTGCTGGCGCAGCATCCTGAGATTTTGGACAAGACCGGCAAGCTTCCGCGCCTCATGACACCGCATCCGGGTGAACTGGACCGGCTGCTGCGCAATTACCCCGGCTGGCACGGCATGAGCCGCCGCAAAGTCACCGAGGCGCTCGTTGAAACGGCTCCGGGCCGCACGCTGCTGCTCAAAGGCGCGCGCACGGTCATCGCCACACGCGGCCAGCCGACGCTCTTCAACACCACCGGCCACCCCGGCATGGCAAGCGGTGGCATGGGCGATGTGTTGTCCGGCGTGTGTGCCGCCTGGGCCGCGCAGCGCATCCCGCTGCATCGCACGGCAGGTCTGGCGGCCTGGTTGTGCGGTCGCGCGGCGGAAATCGCGCTCACGCGGGATCACATCGCCGCTGAATCGCTTTGCGCGGGCGATGTGGCGGCGCATCTCGGCGGCGCGTTGCTTGATTTGAAGGAAGACCGCTTCTAA
- a CDS encoding secondary thiamine-phosphate synthase enzyme YjbQ: MAAHADTFSIPTRGKGTYEITERCQQIVRTSGIHTGTATVFVQHTSASLVIYENADPSARTDLHSFFDHLVPEDTPYFVHTHEGPDDMPSHLRMALTRTSEVIPVVNGRLALGTWQGIFLFEHRRAPHTRSIVVSVVGEK; this comes from the coding sequence ATGGCCGCGCACGCTGACACCTTCTCCATTCCCACCCGGGGCAAGGGCACCTACGAGATCACGGAACGTTGCCAACAGATCGTGCGCACCAGCGGCATCCACACCGGCACGGCGACGGTTTTCGTGCAGCACACGAGCGCGAGCCTGGTGATCTACGAGAACGCCGATCCCTCCGCACGCACGGACCTGCACAGCTTCTTTGACCATCTCGTGCCGGAAGACACGCCCTACTTCGTTCACACGCACGAAGGCCCGGATGACATGCCGAGCCATCTGCGCATGGCGCTGACGCGCACCTCCGAAGTAATCCCCGTCGTGAATGGCCGCCTCGCGCTCGGCACCTGGCAGGGCATTTTTCTCTTCGAACACCGCCGTGCGCCGCACACGCGCAGCATTGTCGTCAGCGTGGTGGGAGAAAAGTAG
- a CDS encoding DUF1353 domain-containing protein yields the protein MKPDRFVYARNKNPVFSFKRPNGEVIKPGSIETDGGSIPHLLWAQKGFSPWTYAPAYLIHDWLYEAHRRKVPAGVDPKGNDLYYTKEQADWIMAEVIKCQMERPSDFDTRKSAAHLRTIYWAVSKFGNTAWNGEAHPIDEGESFISDTLMNLPLLPAFGSLKDQLTPVPAKPEQKGSRTPQE from the coding sequence ATGAAGCCTGACCGGTTCGTGTATGCGCGGAACAAGAATCCGGTGTTTTCATTCAAACGCCCCAATGGCGAAGTCATCAAGCCCGGCAGCATCGAGACAGATGGCGGCAGCATTCCGCATCTTCTATGGGCGCAGAAGGGTTTTTCACCGTGGACCTATGCCCCGGCCTACCTGATCCACGACTGGCTTTATGAGGCGCACCGGCGCAAAGTCCCGGCAGGAGTCGATCCGAAAGGCAACGATCTCTACTACACCAAGGAACAGGCGGACTGGATCATGGCGGAAGTCATCAAATGCCAGATGGAGCGCCCCTCTGATTTTGACACCAGAAAGTCTGCCGCTCATTTGAGAACGATCTATTGGGCGGTGAGCAAGTTTGGCAACACCGCATGGAACGGAGAAGCACATCCCATTGATGAAGGAGAATCGTTCATCAGCGACACATTGATGAATCTGCCCTTGCTGCCTGCGTTCGGCTCCTTGAAGGACCAACTGACCCCCGTGCCTGCAAAGCCGGAGCAGAAGGGATCGAGAACACCTCAGGAATAG
- a CDS encoding DUF971 domain-containing protein, with the protein MSPTRLELIGTEVALVWSDGSEQFIAMEKLRAASPSAENTGERDLLGNKIGGTNQKAFPGVTVKDWRMIGGYAIQFDFSDGHNTGLYTFDYLKAL; encoded by the coding sequence ATGTCTCCCACCCGCCTCGAACTCATCGGCACTGAAGTCGCCCTCGTCTGGAGCGATGGCTCGGAACAGTTCATCGCCATGGAAAAGCTCCGCGCTGCTTCGCCGAGTGCCGAAAACACCGGCGAGCGCGACCTGCTTGGCAACAAGATCGGTGGCACCAACCAGAAAGCCTTTCCCGGCGTCACTGTGAAGGACTGGCGCATGATCGGCGGTTACGCCATCCAGTTCGACTTCAGCGACGGCCACAACACCGGTCTCTACACCTTCGATTACCTGAAGGCGCTTTGA
- the rpsD gene encoding 30S ribosomal protein S4, with protein sequence MARYTGPREKICRRFGVALFGPSKALETRNFPPGQHGARNTRRKTSEYGTALAEKQKLRYQYGLMEKQFRRFFTEAQRRKGVTGENLLQMLELRLDNVVYRMGFANTRFASRQLVSHRHITVNGKVVNIASFQCKPGDVVAARTTSQRSQQLVGRFLEMTQGTPASDWMTVDRDKMSGVVNRVPVREEINPIANEQLVVELYSR encoded by the coding sequence ATGGCTCGCTACACTGGTCCCCGCGAAAAAATCTGCCGCCGCTTTGGCGTCGCGCTTTTCGGTCCCTCCAAGGCTCTCGAAACCCGCAACTTCCCGCCGGGACAGCACGGTGCTCGCAACACCCGCCGCAAGACTTCCGAATACGGCACCGCCCTCGCTGAAAAGCAGAAGCTGCGCTATCAATACGGCCTCATGGAGAAGCAGTTCCGCCGCTTCTTCACCGAAGCCCAGCGCCGCAAGGGTGTGACCGGTGAAAACCTCCTGCAGATGCTCGAACTGCGCCTCGACAACGTTGTGTACCGCATGGGCTTCGCCAACACCCGTTTTGCCTCCCGTCAGCTCGTCAGCCATCGCCACATCACCGTGAACGGCAAGGTCGTGAACATCGCCAGCTTCCAGTGCAAGCCCGGTGACGTCGTTGCCGCCCGCACCACCAGCCAGCGCAGCCAGCAGCTCGTCGGTCGTTTCCTCGAAATGACCCAGGGCACCCCGGCTTCCGACTGGATGACCGTCGATCGCGACAAGATGAGCGGCGTCGTCAATCGCGTCCCCGTGCGTGAGGAGATCAACCCGATCGCCAACGAGCAGCTCGTCGTCGAGCTCTACTCCCGCTAA
- the rpsK gene encoding 30S ribosomal protein S11, whose amino-acid sequence MADETTSIAPAAAAAPAPAAPANPAAPANPAAPADQRPSNSGDKQVSQSVWLEIGGEAAEQKVVKAKGSKNVSAGIVHVYATFNNTIVTITDRAGGVIGWSTAGKMGFRGSRKGTAYAAQVVAQDACRQAMGHGLREAEVRLRGPGSGRESAVRAVQALGVEVSIIKDVTPVPHNGCRPPKARRV is encoded by the coding sequence ATGGCTGACGAAACGACCTCCATCGCACCCGCCGCCGCAGCAGCTCCCGCTCCTGCCGCACCCGCTAATCCTGCCGCGCCTGCTAATCCTGCCGCACCCGCAGACCAGCGTCCCTCCAACAGCGGTGACAAGCAGGTTTCCCAGAGCGTCTGGCTCGAAATCGGTGGTGAGGCTGCCGAGCAGAAGGTCGTCAAGGCCAAGGGCTCCAAGAACGTCTCCGCCGGCATCGTTCACGTTTACGCCACCTTCAACAACACCATCGTCACCATCACGGATCGTGCCGGTGGCGTCATTGGCTGGTCCACCGCCGGCAAGATGGGCTTCCGTGGCTCCCGCAAAGGCACCGCTTACGCCGCCCAGGTCGTCGCTCAGGATGCCTGCCGTCAGGCGATGGGGCATGGCCTTCGTGAAGCCGAAGTTCGCCTTCGTGGTCCCGGTTCCGGCCGTGAGTCCGCCGTGCGCGCCGTGCAGGCCCTCGGTGTCGAAGTCAGCATCATCAAGGACGTGACTCCTGTGCCGCACAACGGCTGCCGTCCGCCCAAAGCCCGCCGCGTTTAA
- the rpsM gene encoding 30S ribosomal protein S13: MARLLGVEIPNEKKIEYSLPYIYGIGLSLSRKVLAATNIDPNIRAGELSDEQIAAITQAIQGMKIAIEGDLRREIQMHMKRILGINCYRAHRHRRGLPVRGQRTHTNARTRKGPRKTVGAQKAK; encoded by the coding sequence ATGGCCCGCCTGCTTGGAGTCGAAATCCCGAACGAAAAGAAGATCGAATACTCGTTGCCTTACATCTATGGCATCGGTCTTTCCCTCAGCCGCAAGGTTCTTGCCGCCACCAACATCGACCCGAACATCCGGGCAGGTGAGCTGAGCGACGAGCAGATCGCCGCCATCACCCAGGCCATCCAGGGGATGAAGATCGCGATCGAAGGCGACCTTCGTCGTGAGATCCAGATGCACATGAAGCGCATCCTTGGCATCAACTGCTACCGCGCCCATCGTCATCGCCGTGGTCTTCCCGTGCGCGGCCAGCGCACCCATACCAACGCCCGCACTCGCAAAGGTCCGCGCAAGACCGTCGGTGCCCAGAAGGCCAAGTAA
- the rpmJ gene encoding 50S ribosomal protein L36, translating to MRVRTSVKPLCELCRVIRRKGVVRVVCKNPRHKQRQG from the coding sequence ATGCGCGTCCGTACCTCCGTTAAACCCCTCTGCGAACTTTGCCGTGTGATCCGCCGCAAAGGCGTTGTCCGTGTTGTCTGCAAAAACCCACGCCACAAACAGCGTCAGGGTTGA
- a CDS encoding SGNH/GDSL hydrolase family protein yields MKTVLCFGDSNTWGFVPESITAPFPERHPYAVRWTGVLGRELGSAFRVVEEGQNGRTTVHDDPFAAVRNGKAVLPAILESHKPLDLVVLMLGTNDLKNVFGVSPGEIATGVKVLAQMILNSDAGIMNRPPKLLLLCPPAIGDQLHLPDIAAKFPNAQKDSRKLPKYYEALAASLGCGYLNTQTLIEPGSDGIHLDAAAHARLGSAVAAAVKAILPS; encoded by the coding sequence ATGAAAACCGTTCTCTGCTTTGGCGACTCCAACACCTGGGGCTTTGTGCCCGAAAGCATCACCGCCCCCTTCCCGGAACGCCACCCTTACGCCGTGCGCTGGACCGGTGTTTTGGGCCGTGAACTCGGTTCCGCCTTCCGCGTGGTCGAGGAAGGCCAAAACGGCCGTACGACGGTGCATGACGACCCCTTTGCCGCCGTCCGCAACGGCAAAGCCGTGCTGCCGGCGATCCTCGAATCGCACAAACCGCTCGATCTCGTGGTGCTGATGCTCGGCACGAATGACCTGAAGAACGTCTTCGGTGTTTCACCCGGTGAAATCGCGACGGGTGTCAAAGTGCTGGCACAGATGATTCTGAACAGCGACGCCGGAATCATGAACCGGCCGCCGAAGCTGCTCCTCCTGTGCCCGCCGGCCATCGGCGACCAACTGCATCTGCCGGACATCGCCGCGAAGTTTCCGAACGCCCAAAAAGACAGCCGCAAGCTGCCCAAGTATTATGAAGCGCTCGCCGCATCACTCGGCTGCGGCTATTTAAACACGCAAACGCTGATCGAGCCCGGCAGCGATGGCATCCATCTGGATGCAGCAGCACATGCACGACTTGGCAGTGCCGTAGCCGCTGCGGTGAAAGCAATTCTTCCCTCCTGA
- a CDS encoding quinone-dependent dihydroorotate dehydrogenase, producing MTLIEKFYPVMKPWLFRLDAERAHTLTVKMMVVAHRLGMLRSVVTTPQQPRTVMGLTFPNVLGLAAGMDKSASAVDAWGAIGFGSVEVGTLTPRPQPGNPKPRLFRLPEHEALINRMGFNNPGIHSAVKKLQRRRTKAVVGVNIGKNFDTPNEDAVNDYLHCLKAAYPVADYIAVNISSPNTKGLRDLQAEGAVRQLIAELKKEQAVLKKEHGKTVPLLVKIAPDLNDMQIEALARVFNEQHIDGVIATNTTIDRDAVTGHALAQETGGLSGAPVRERSNLVLQAFRMLLREQIPIIGVGGILNAADAAEKLKLGAALVQVYSGLVYRGPGLVREILGQVK from the coding sequence ATGACCTTGATCGAAAAATTTTATCCCGTGATGAAGCCGTGGCTGTTCCGCCTCGATGCGGAACGGGCGCACACGCTCACGGTCAAGATGATGGTCGTCGCGCATCGCCTCGGCATGCTGAGGTCAGTCGTCACCACGCCGCAGCAACCGCGTACCGTGATGGGACTCACGTTTCCGAATGTGCTGGGTCTTGCCGCCGGCATGGACAAATCCGCCAGCGCAGTCGATGCTTGGGGAGCGATTGGTTTTGGCTCCGTCGAAGTCGGCACGCTCACACCGCGTCCGCAGCCGGGGAATCCGAAACCGCGTTTGTTCCGCCTGCCGGAACACGAGGCGCTCATCAATCGCATGGGCTTCAACAACCCCGGCATTCACTCCGCCGTGAAGAAACTCCAACGTCGGCGCACCAAGGCTGTGGTCGGCGTGAACATCGGCAAGAACTTCGACACGCCCAACGAAGACGCGGTGAATGACTACCTACACTGCCTCAAAGCCGCGTATCCTGTTGCCGATTACATCGCGGTGAACATCTCATCGCCCAACACAAAGGGGCTTCGCGATCTTCAGGCTGAGGGCGCGGTGCGGCAGTTGATCGCAGAGCTGAAGAAAGAGCAGGCCGTATTGAAAAAGGAACACGGCAAAACGGTGCCGCTGCTCGTCAAGATCGCCCCCGACCTCAATGACATGCAAATCGAGGCGCTCGCCCGCGTCTTCAATGAGCAGCACATCGACGGCGTCATCGCCACCAACACCACCATCGACCGAGACGCCGTCACCGGACACGCTTTGGCACAGGAAACCGGCGGTTTGAGCGGCGCACCCGTGCGTGAGCGCTCCAACCTCGTGCTGCAGGCCTTCCGCATGCTGTTGAGGGAGCAGATTCCCATCATCGGTGTCGGTGGCATTTTAAATGCGGCCGATGCGGCCGAAAAACTGAAGCTCGGCGCGGCCTTGGTGCAGGTGTACAGCGGGCTCGTGTATCGTGGGCCGGGTTTGGTACGGGAAATCTTGGGGCAGGTCAAGTAG
- a CDS encoding CDGSH iron-sulfur domain-containing protein produces MENLPKIYDKQPVAVELPAGDHWWCACGLSGHQPSCDGSHKGTGLGPKKFTLPEAKKVWLCNCKQTKNPPFCDGTHKTLG; encoded by the coding sequence ATGGAAAACCTCCCCAAAATCTACGACAAGCAACCTGTCGCCGTTGAACTGCCTGCCGGAGACCATTGGTGGTGCGCCTGCGGCCTGAGCGGCCATCAACCGAGCTGTGACGGCAGCCACAAAGGCACGGGTCTCGGCCCAAAGAAGTTCACGCTGCCCGAGGCGAAGAAGGTCTGGCTCTGCAACTGCAAGCAGACCAAGAACCCGCCCTTCTGCGACGGCACGCACAAGACGCTGGGTTGA